A single region of the Marinobacter salinus genome encodes:
- a CDS encoding peptidylprolyl isomerase produces MQLIPVGEAEKPRNQFPPVYVGETLIGKDDIAREMQHHPAEEVAEAWHEAAKSLVIRELLLQQASRLKLDDVADEEDRIARVLELELNVPDPTEQDCERFHAANPARFRSPTVMAVSHILLAAAPDDVQERIRQEETGHQLLSSLLDGRARFADLAKQYSACESRHQGGSLGQISKGQTVEEFERPVLSLQEGLSPELIETRYGWHIVRVDQRIDGQQLPYEHVKPQIRQYLSESVTRRAFRQYLQVLAAETGVEGVDLALPDSPLMQ; encoded by the coding sequence ATGCAACTCATCCCCGTCGGCGAAGCCGAAAAGCCCAGAAACCAGTTCCCGCCGGTCTACGTTGGTGAAACCCTTATCGGCAAAGATGACATCGCCCGGGAAATGCAGCACCACCCGGCCGAAGAAGTCGCAGAAGCCTGGCATGAGGCCGCCAAAAGCCTCGTCATCCGTGAACTCCTCCTGCAACAGGCCAGTCGCTTAAAACTCGACGACGTTGCCGATGAAGAAGACCGCATCGCCCGGGTACTTGAGCTGGAACTCAACGTTCCTGACCCAACCGAACAGGACTGCGAACGCTTTCACGCCGCCAACCCGGCTCGCTTCCGCAGCCCGACCGTGATGGCGGTCAGCCACATCCTCCTCGCAGCGGCTCCGGACGACGTCCAGGAGCGCATCCGTCAGGAAGAAACCGGCCACCAATTGCTGTCATCACTCCTCGACGGCCGCGCCCGCTTCGCCGACCTGGCCAAACAATACTCAGCCTGCGAATCCCGCCACCAGGGCGGCAGCCTCGGCCAGATCAGCAAAGGCCAGACCGTCGAAGAGTTCGAGCGCCCCGTTCTCTCACTCCAGGAAGGCCTCAGCCCGGAGCTGATCGAAACCCGCTACGGCTGGCACATCGTCCGTGTTGACCAGCGAATCGACGGCCAGCAGCTCCCGTATGAGCACGTTAAGCCCCAGATCCGCCAGTACCTCAGCGAAAGCGTGACCAGACGGGCGTTCCGGCAGTATTTGCAGGTCCTGGCAGCTGAAACTGGTGTAGAAGGGGTAGATCTGGCGTTGCCGGATTCGCCACTGATGCAGTGA
- the narH gene encoding nitrate reductase subunit beta, with protein sequence MKIRSQVGMVLNLDKCIGCHTCSVTCKNVWTSREGMEYAWFNNVETKPGIGYPKEWENQDKWKGGWMRDSSGKIRPKIGGRFRVLANIFANPDLPEIDDYYEPFDFDYQHLHTAGDSTHQPVARPRSLISGQRMQKIEWGPNWEEILGTEFAKRRKDKNFDQVQADIYGQFENTFMMYLPRLCEHCLNPACVASCPSGAIYKREEDGIVLIDQDKCRGWRMCVSGCPYKKIYFNWKTGKSEKCIFCYPRIEAGMPTVCSETCVGRIRYLGVLLYDADRIEEVASAPGEHELYEKQLEIFLDPFDPEVIEQAKKDGIPMNVIEAAQQSPVYKMAVDWKLALPLHPEYRTLPMVWYVPPLSPIQSAAEAGKVEFDGILPKIESLRIPVKYLANLLTAGDEKPIVRALKRIMAMRLYKRAETVEGKEDLRALEEAGLTKAQADEMYRYLAIANYEDRFVIPTSHRELAKEAFPDATAHGERNGCGFSFGDGCSGGDSEFSLFGGRKQTTSMVQKLSTVKQVDPKQLQE encoded by the coding sequence ATGAAAATCCGTTCCCAAGTCGGCATGGTGCTGAACCTGGACAAGTGCATCGGTTGCCACACCTGTTCAGTGACCTGCAAAAACGTATGGACCAGCCGTGAAGGCATGGAATACGCCTGGTTTAACAACGTCGAGACCAAGCCTGGTATCGGCTACCCGAAAGAGTGGGAGAACCAGGACAAGTGGAAGGGCGGCTGGATGCGTGACAGCTCCGGCAAGATCCGGCCGAAGATCGGTGGCCGTTTCCGGGTACTGGCGAACATCTTCGCCAACCCGGACCTCCCGGAAATTGACGACTACTACGAGCCATTCGATTTCGATTACCAGCACCTGCACACCGCGGGCGACAGCACGCACCAGCCGGTAGCCCGGCCCCGCTCGCTGATCTCCGGCCAGCGCATGCAGAAGATCGAATGGGGCCCGAACTGGGAGGAAATCCTCGGTACCGAGTTCGCCAAGCGCCGCAAGGACAAGAACTTTGATCAGGTGCAGGCGGACATTTACGGCCAGTTCGAAAACACCTTTATGATGTATCTGCCGCGTCTGTGCGAACACTGCCTGAACCCGGCCTGTGTCGCCAGTTGCCCGAGTGGTGCCATCTACAAGCGGGAAGAGGACGGCATCGTCCTGATCGACCAGGACAAGTGCCGCGGCTGGCGGATGTGTGTATCCGGCTGCCCGTACAAGAAGATCTACTTCAACTGGAAGACCGGCAAATCGGAGAAATGCATCTTCTGCTATCCGCGTATCGAAGCGGGTATGCCGACTGTGTGCTCCGAGACCTGCGTTGGCCGGATTCGCTACCTGGGTGTGCTGCTGTACGACGCCGATCGCATCGAAGAAGTGGCTAGCGCTCCGGGGGAGCACGAGCTCTATGAAAAGCAGCTGGAAATCTTCCTGGACCCGTTCGACCCGGAAGTAATCGAACAGGCCAAGAAAGATGGCATTCCGATGAACGTGATCGAGGCCGCCCAGCAGAGCCCGGTGTACAAAATGGCTGTGGACTGGAAACTGGCCCTGCCGCTGCACCCGGAATACCGCACCCTGCCCATGGTCTGGTATGTGCCGCCTCTGAGCCCGATCCAGTCTGCGGCGGAAGCCGGAAAGGTCGAGTTTGACGGCATATTGCCAAAGATCGAGAGCCTTCGGATCCCGGTGAAGTACCTGGCCAACCTGCTCACCGCAGGCGACGAGAAACCGATCGTCCGGGCCCTCAAGCGGATCATGGCCATGCGTCTGTACAAGCGGGCCGAAACCGTGGAAGGCAAGGAAGACCTGCGTGCTTTGGAAGAGGCTGGCTTGACCAAGGCCCAGGCGGACGAAATGTATCGCTACCTGGCCATTGCCAACTACGAGGATCGCTTCGTGATTCCCACCAGCCACCGCGAGCTGGCGAAAGAAGCCTTCCCTGATGCCACCGCCCATGGCGAACGCAACGGTTGCGGCTTCAGCTTTGGTGATGGCTGCAGCGGTGGCGACAGTGAGTTCAGCCTGTTTGGTGGCCGTAAGCAGACCACCAGCATGGTGCAGAAGCTGTCGACCGTGAAGCAGGTTGACCCTAAACAGCTGCAGGAATAA
- a CDS encoding ribonucleotide reductase subunit alpha — MISSYSDLIHASRSQQEAQRLLFVFCRAELPDDASPEEKAAFERGEGGALTPVICVDKTPEEAPDFSALADESHATGQAWDVVFVAAMSGRGGVAPGTDEARQPMTMMVESIRLGHISNYLPLNTSGEAIALG; from the coding sequence ATGATCAGCAGTTACAGTGATTTGATACACGCTTCCCGCAGCCAGCAAGAGGCTCAACGCTTGTTATTCGTGTTCTGCCGGGCCGAACTGCCCGACGATGCCTCTCCTGAAGAAAAAGCGGCCTTTGAACGCGGTGAGGGAGGTGCTCTGACCCCGGTGATCTGCGTGGACAAAACGCCCGAAGAGGCACCGGACTTTAGCGCATTGGCTGATGAATCCCACGCCACCGGACAAGCCTGGGATGTGGTTTTCGTTGCCGCAATGTCCGGGCGGGGCGGTGTCGCACCCGGTACCGACGAAGCCCGGCAACCGATGACCATGATGGTGGAGTCAATCCGCCTTGGGCATATTTCCAACTACCTGCCGCTGAATACCTCTGGAGAGGCCATAGCCCTCGGATAA
- the narI gene encoding respiratory nitrate reductase subunit gamma — MSYLNTLLFGIYPYIALAVLFIGTWARYDHGQFTWKAHSSQMLRKKNMVMASVLFHVGVLVIFFGHLVGLLTPHAFYEPFMTPGTKQVMAIVVGGIAGVMAIIGGGMLAWRRLTDPRVKASSTFADNMIIVILVIQLALGLFTILPTMGHLDGGTMLKFSAWAQGIFTLQGGVADYIADVHWIYKTHIFLGLTIFVLFPFTRLVHMLSVPVEYFGRKYQVVRKRA, encoded by the coding sequence ATGTCCTATCTCAATACGCTGTTATTCGGAATCTACCCCTATATCGCCCTGGCTGTGCTGTTTATCGGTACCTGGGCGCGGTACGACCACGGTCAGTTCACCTGGAAAGCCCATTCCAGCCAGATGTTGCGCAAAAAGAACATGGTGATGGCCAGTGTGCTGTTCCATGTCGGCGTACTGGTGATCTTCTTTGGGCACCTGGTTGGCCTGTTGACCCCCCACGCATTCTACGAGCCATTCATGACCCCCGGCACCAAACAGGTGATGGCGATCGTCGTTGGCGGTATCGCAGGTGTTATGGCCATTATCGGTGGTGGCATGCTGGCCTGGCGCCGGCTGACCGACCCCCGTGTGAAGGCCAGCAGCACCTTTGCCGACAACATGATCATCGTGATCCTGGTAATCCAGCTGGCGCTCGGTCTGTTCACCATCCTGCCCACCATGGGCCACCTGGATGGCGGCACCATGCTCAAGTTCTCCGCCTGGGCCCAGGGTATCTTCACCCTGCAGGGCGGCGTGGCGGACTACATTGCCGACGTGCACTGGATCTACAAGACCCATATCTTCCTGGGTCTGACCATCTTCGTGCTGTTCCCGTTCACCCGACTGGTGCACATGCTCAGCGTGCCGGTGGAGTATTTCGGGCGCAAGTACCAGGTGGTGCGCAAGCGCGCTTGA
- a CDS encoding Crp/Fnr family transcriptional regulator: MVPTQMAETRYSKPILVAVNKPVDEEDSLDALRNHPLFRNLRPRDLEELIQQSRRLRLGHHQLLYRQDMPAHHFFFVISGRLRLYRLDSSGIDRTLDSIAPGDCFAEVMIYAEPPHYACYAEALKSSEVLMIPVKAYRELLDRFPEYARAALGHYAMRAVSRFHDLEIMTVQNARDRLIRYLIDLLPNGAEEGGEVELPLPKCLVASRLAMQPETFSRILAELKSNGLVRVNRSRLFISDPQRLIEISQ, from the coding sequence ATGGTACCCACACAAATGGCCGAAACCCGGTACAGCAAACCCATTCTCGTCGCCGTTAACAAGCCCGTCGATGAGGAAGACAGCCTGGACGCATTGCGCAACCACCCGCTGTTCCGAAATCTGAGGCCCCGCGATCTGGAAGAGCTCATTCAGCAGTCCCGTCGCCTCCGTCTTGGTCATCACCAGTTGCTGTACCGTCAGGACATGCCGGCGCATCACTTCTTTTTCGTGATCTCCGGTCGCCTGCGACTGTACCGCCTGGATTCATCCGGTATTGACCGGACCCTGGACAGTATCGCACCGGGAGACTGCTTCGCCGAAGTGATGATCTATGCTGAGCCTCCCCATTATGCGTGCTACGCCGAAGCCCTGAAATCCAGCGAAGTGCTGATGATCCCGGTCAAAGCCTACCGCGAGCTGCTGGACCGCTTCCCCGAATATGCCCGGGCGGCCCTGGGCCACTACGCCATGCGGGCGGTCTCCCGTTTTCATGACCTGGAAATCATGACGGTCCAGAACGCCCGGGACCGGCTGATCCGATACCTGATCGACCTGCTGCCGAACGGTGCTGAGGAGGGCGGCGAAGTAGAGCTGCCGTTGCCCAAGTGCCTGGTGGCCTCCCGGCTGGCCATGCAGCCTGAAACCTTTTCTCGGATTCTTGCTGAACTGAAATCCAACGGCCTGGTGCGGGTTAACCGCAGCCGACTGTTCATTTCAGACCCCCAGCGGCTTATTGAGATCAGCCAGTAA
- a CDS encoding nitrate reductase subunit alpha, whose translation MSHLIDKLNYFRAKREPFANGHGETHEVNRDWEDGYRKRWQHDKIVRSTHGVNCTGSCSWKIYVKNGLVTWETQQTDYPRTRPDLPNHEPRGCPRGASYSWYMYSANRLKYPLMRKHLMRLWRAARAQFSDPVEAWASIVEDPKKTAEYKPRRGMGGFVRSSWDEVNELIGASNVYTAKKYGPDRILGFSPIPAMSMVSYAAGSRYLSMIGGVCMSFYDWYCDLPPASPQTWGEQTDVPESADWYNSGYIIAWGSNVPQTRTPDAHFFTEVRYKGTKTVAITPDYAEVSKLSDEWMNPKQGTDAALGMAMGHVILKEFHVDKPSEYFTDYVRRYTDMPYLVMLEEKDDGSFVPGRFLRASDLVDGLGEENNPEWKTIAVDEASGELTAPNGSIGYRWGEKGKWNLKQTAKGSDVNLQLSMVDKHDDVVDVAFPYFGGIEHDHFQHVEIKDILKHKLGTRKVQLADGSEGRVVTVYDLMVANYGISRGLGEDDGATSYDEVKPYTPAWQEKITGVPAEKVIRIAREFADNADKTKGRSMVIVGAGMNHWYHMDMNYRGLINMLIMCGCIGQSGGGWAHYVGQEKLRPQTGWQPLAFGLDWQRPPRHMNSTSFFYAHSGQWRYEKLGVDEILSPLADKSRFGGSLIDYNVRAERMGWLPSAPQLNRNPLGIAAEAEKAGMEVSDYVAQSMKDGSLAFASEDPEAPQNHPRNMFIWRSNLLGSSGKGHEYMLKYLLGTKSGLQGKDLGHEGGAKPKEVKWHDEAPEGKLDLLVTLDFRMSTTCLYSDIVLPTATWYEKNDLNTSDMHPFIHPLTAATDPAWEARSDWEIYKGIAKAFSKATEGHLGVEKDVVTLPLLHDAPAELGQPFDVKDWKNGECELIPGKTAPNFITVERDYPNTYARFTSLGPLMDKLGNGGKGINWNTEKEVSFLKELNYTHLEGANAGRPKIESAIDAAEVILTLAPETNGQVAVKAWAALSEKTGLDHTHLAKNKEEEKIRFRDIVAQPRKIISSPTWSGLEDEHVSYNAGYTNVHELIPWRTLTGRQQFYQDHEWMRAFGESLLVYRPPINTKAMAPMLGKKPNGNPEKALNFLTPHQKWGIHSTYSDNLLMLTLSRGGPIVWLSEDDAKEIGVEDNDWIEVFNANGAIAARAVVSQRVMPGMVMMYHAQERIVNIPGSEITGTRGGIHNSVTRVCPKPTHMIGGYAQYSYGFNYYGTVGSNRDEFVVVRKMHNVDWLDGEGNDTVQEAVK comes from the coding sequence ATGAGTCATTTAATCGACAAGCTGAATTACTTCAGGGCGAAGCGTGAACCGTTCGCCAATGGCCACGGTGAGACCCATGAGGTAAACCGCGACTGGGAAGATGGTTATCGCAAACGCTGGCAGCATGACAAAATCGTGCGTTCCACCCACGGCGTTAACTGCACCGGTTCCTGCAGCTGGAAGATTTACGTCAAGAACGGCCTGGTTACCTGGGAAACCCAGCAGACCGACTACCCCCGTACCCGCCCGGATCTGCCCAACCACGAGCCCCGCGGCTGCCCCCGTGGCGCCAGCTACTCCTGGTACATGTACAGCGCTAATCGCCTGAAGTATCCGCTGATGCGCAAGCATCTAATGAGACTCTGGCGTGCAGCCCGGGCTCAATTCAGTGACCCTGTCGAAGCCTGGGCCTCCATTGTAGAAGACCCGAAAAAAACCGCCGAGTACAAGCCTCGCCGCGGCATGGGTGGTTTCGTGCGGTCCAGCTGGGACGAAGTCAACGAGCTGATTGGCGCCTCCAACGTATACACCGCCAAAAAGTATGGCCCGGACCGCATCCTCGGCTTTTCGCCGATTCCCGCCATGTCCATGGTGTCCTACGCTGCTGGCAGCCGCTACCTGTCCATGATCGGCGGCGTTTGCATGAGCTTCTACGACTGGTACTGCGACCTGCCGCCGGCCTCTCCCCAAACCTGGGGCGAGCAGACCGACGTCCCCGAGTCCGCAGACTGGTACAACTCCGGCTACATCATCGCCTGGGGCTCCAACGTGCCCCAGACCCGGACACCGGATGCTCACTTTTTTACCGAAGTGCGCTACAAGGGCACCAAGACCGTCGCCATTACCCCGGATTACGCGGAAGTTTCCAAGCTGTCTGACGAGTGGATGAACCCCAAGCAGGGTACCGATGCCGCTCTGGGCATGGCCATGGGCCACGTGATCCTGAAAGAGTTCCACGTCGACAAGCCCAGTGAGTACTTCACTGACTACGTCCGTCGCTACACCGACATGCCATATCTGGTCATGCTGGAAGAAAAGGACGATGGCAGCTTCGTGCCGGGCCGCTTCCTGCGCGCCAGCGATCTGGTGGACGGACTGGGTGAAGAGAACAACCCCGAGTGGAAAACCATCGCCGTTGATGAAGCCTCCGGTGAACTGACGGCTCCCAATGGCTCCATCGGTTATCGCTGGGGCGAAAAGGGCAAGTGGAACCTGAAGCAGACCGCCAAGGGCTCGGATGTGAACCTGCAGCTGTCCATGGTTGATAAGCACGACGACGTCGTTGATGTTGCATTCCCATACTTTGGCGGCATCGAGCACGACCATTTCCAGCATGTGGAAATCAAGGACATCCTCAAGCACAAGCTGGGTACCCGTAAGGTGCAGCTGGCGGATGGCTCCGAAGGCCGCGTCGTCACCGTGTACGACCTGATGGTCGCCAACTATGGCATCAGCCGTGGCCTGGGCGAGGATGACGGCGCCACTTCCTATGACGAAGTGAAGCCGTACACGCCTGCCTGGCAGGAGAAGATCACCGGCGTCCCCGCCGAGAAAGTGATACGTATTGCCCGCGAGTTCGCGGACAACGCCGACAAGACCAAGGGCCGTTCCATGGTCATCGTCGGTGCCGGTATGAATCACTGGTATCACATGGACATGAACTATCGTGGCCTGATCAATATGTTGATCATGTGTGGCTGTATCGGCCAGAGCGGTGGTGGCTGGGCCCACTACGTTGGCCAGGAAAAACTGCGTCCGCAGACCGGCTGGCAGCCCCTGGCCTTTGGTCTGGACTGGCAGCGTCCGCCCCGGCACATGAACTCCACCTCCTTCTTCTACGCCCATTCTGGCCAGTGGCGTTACGAGAAGCTGGGTGTCGACGAGATCCTGTCGCCGCTGGCAGACAAGTCCAGGTTCGGTGGCAGCCTGATCGACTACAACGTGCGTGCCGAGCGCATGGGCTGGCTCCCGTCTGCCCCGCAGCTCAACCGCAACCCTCTGGGGATTGCCGCAGAAGCTGAGAAAGCCGGTATGGAAGTGTCGGATTACGTGGCTCAGTCCATGAAAGACGGCTCCCTGGCCTTCGCCAGTGAAGATCCGGAAGCTCCCCAGAACCACCCACGTAACATGTTCATCTGGCGGTCCAACTTGCTGGGTTCCTCCGGCAAGGGCCATGAGTACATGCTCAAGTATCTGCTGGGCACCAAGAGCGGCTTGCAAGGAAAGGATCTCGGTCACGAAGGCGGCGCCAAGCCGAAAGAAGTGAAATGGCATGACGAGGCGCCGGAAGGCAAGCTCGACCTGCTGGTAACCCTGGACTTCCGCATGTCCACCACCTGTCTGTATTCAGATATCGTTCTGCCGACTGCCACCTGGTACGAGAAGAACGACCTGAATACCTCAGACATGCACCCGTTCATTCACCCGCTGACTGCAGCCACCGATCCGGCGTGGGAAGCCCGGAGTGACTGGGAGATTTACAAGGGTATTGCCAAGGCATTCTCCAAGGCGACCGAAGGCCATCTTGGTGTCGAGAAAGACGTGGTTACTTTGCCACTTCTGCACGACGCGCCAGCCGAACTGGGCCAGCCGTTTGACGTGAAGGACTGGAAAAACGGCGAGTGCGAGCTAATTCCGGGCAAGACTGCGCCGAATTTCATCACGGTGGAGCGCGATTACCCGAACACCTATGCACGCTTTACCTCCCTTGGGCCGCTGATGGACAAGCTGGGTAACGGTGGCAAGGGCATCAACTGGAATACTGAGAAGGAAGTCAGCTTTCTGAAGGAGTTGAACTACACCCACCTCGAAGGGGCTAATGCCGGCCGTCCGAAGATCGAGTCTGCCATTGATGCGGCAGAAGTGATTCTGACTCTGGCACCGGAAACCAACGGCCAGGTAGCAGTAAAAGCTTGGGCCGCACTGTCAGAAAAGACCGGCCTGGATCACACCCACCTGGCGAAAAACAAGGAAGAGGAGAAAATCCGCTTCCGGGACATCGTGGCGCAGCCGCGCAAGATCATCTCCAGCCCCACCTGGTCTGGCCTGGAAGATGAGCACGTGTCTTACAACGCCGGCTACACCAATGTTCATGAGCTGATCCCCTGGCGCACCCTGACCGGTCGTCAGCAGTTCTACCAGGACCATGAGTGGATGCGCGCCTTCGGCGAGAGCCTGCTGGTCTACCGTCCGCCGATCAATACCAAGGCGATGGCGCCTATGCTTGGCAAAAAGCCGAACGGAAATCCCGAGAAGGCGCTGAACTTCCTGACGCCGCACCAGAAATGGGGTATCCACAGCACCTACAGTGACAATCTTCTGATGCTGACCCTGTCTCGCGGTGGCCCGATTGTATGGTTGAGTGAAGACGACGCCAAAGAAATCGGCGTGGAAGACAACGACTGGATCGAGGTGTTCAACGCCAACGGTGCCATCGCGGCCCGGGCGGTGGTCAGCCAGCGGGTCATGCCCGGCATGGTAATGATGTACCACGCCCAGGAGCGAATCGTGAATATTCCGGGCTCCGAGATCACTGGTACCCGTGGTGGTATCCACAATTCGGTCACCCGGGTGTGCCCGAAACCGACCCACATGATCGGCGGCTACGCCCAGTATTCCTACGGTTTCAACTACTACGGCACCGTAGGCTCCAACCGCGACGAATTCGTGGTGGTTCGCAAGATGCACAACGTCGACTGGCTCGACGGTGAAGGCAATGACACTGTTCAGGAGGCTGTAAAATGA
- a CDS encoding putative zinc-binding protein yields MKARKQRPLIYSCSGCSDVAQLANNVAVRLDHAGEFEMSCISGVGGKVPSLVKIARSGRPITVIDGCPLHCARACLENIGVEPEEHVRLYEFGFKKHYGQSYGDDAVEEVCEEVRRLTSSGQLIARQA; encoded by the coding sequence GTGAAAGCAAGAAAGCAACGCCCACTGATCTATTCATGCTCCGGCTGCTCCGATGTTGCGCAGCTGGCCAATAACGTGGCAGTCCGGCTCGACCACGCCGGTGAATTCGAAATGTCCTGCATTTCCGGGGTGGGCGGCAAAGTGCCCTCACTGGTGAAAATCGCCCGGTCCGGTCGCCCGATTACGGTCATCGACGGTTGCCCGCTCCACTGCGCCCGGGCCTGCCTTGAGAACATCGGAGTCGAACCCGAGGAGCACGTCCGGCTCTATGAATTCGGCTTCAAAAAACATTATGGACAGAGCTACGGCGATGACGCCGTGGAAGAAGTGTGCGAAGAAGTTCGCAGGCTCACCTCGTCCGGCCAGCTCATTGCCCGCCAGGCGTAA
- the narJ gene encoding nitrate reductase molybdenum cofactor assembly chaperone, translating into MQLLKVLARVLEYPTAELQASKDALIAVVLEDKRLPRQLKEQILRSIDMVCTDDLLDLQENYVGTFDKGRATSLLLFEHVHGESRDRGQAMVDLMEEYRANGLEIDARELPDYLPLFLEYLSTRPWDDIKNWLEDIHHILGLLGERLYQRESFYHVVMDSLLELSGRTTNRQELAQLVASEERDDTPEALDKVWEEEMVKFVDDQGSSCSTGGVVGQRRRELEQTQTIHLSDQLLTDATPGQAGRA; encoded by the coding sequence ATGCAACTTCTCAAAGTATTGGCGCGGGTCCTTGAGTACCCCACCGCAGAACTTCAGGCCTCCAAAGATGCCCTGATCGCCGTTGTCCTTGAGGACAAACGGTTGCCCCGGCAGCTCAAGGAACAGATCCTTCGCAGCATCGACATGGTCTGTACTGATGACCTGCTCGACCTGCAGGAGAATTACGTGGGCACCTTCGACAAGGGGAGGGCCACGTCGTTGTTGCTGTTTGAACACGTGCATGGGGAATCCCGAGACCGCGGACAGGCCATGGTCGACCTGATGGAAGAGTATCGGGCCAATGGCCTTGAGATTGATGCCAGGGAGCTGCCGGACTACTTGCCGCTGTTCCTGGAATACCTCTCAACCCGCCCTTGGGACGACATCAAAAACTGGCTGGAAGATATTCACCATATCCTCGGTCTGCTGGGTGAGCGGCTGTATCAGCGCGAAAGCTTCTATCACGTAGTGATGGACTCATTGCTTGAGCTGTCTGGCCGGACAACGAATCGCCAGGAGCTGGCGCAGCTTGTCGCTTCGGAAGAGCGTGATGATACCCCGGAAGCCCTGGACAAGGTCTGGGAAGAGGAAATGGTGAAGTTTGTGGATGACCAGGGCAGTTCCTGCAGCACGGGCGGCGTGGTCGGACAGCGTCGCCGCGAACTGGAACAGACCCAGACCATTCACCTGAGTGATCAACTGCTGACGGACGCAACGCCCGGTCAGGCAGGGCGCGCCTGA